One window of the Clostridium sp. MB40-C1 genome contains the following:
- a CDS encoding phosphatidate cytidylyltransferase — translation MNKRYLGAVLLSPLIIVLFAGGIYLKYVVMFLSLMGMYEFFKIVQSKDLKPISGVCYLLCIVYYVFFIGKDPTNYKSIFSILMIAMIIMLCIPIISEKYSFIDVAITILGFLYVAVLLSFIVQVNKKHFGNYLVWLIFISSWLCDTSAYYVGKYFGKNKLCPRVSPKKTIEGSIGGLLGSTISCGLYGTFIISRGVSIPLYNFYLIGIMCGIFGQFGDLVASSIKRYTGVKDFGNIIPGHGGILDRFDSILFASAVVYYYIIIILGM, via the coding sequence ATGAATAAAAGATACTTAGGAGCAGTACTTTTGTCTCCCTTAATAATAGTACTATTTGCTGGTGGTATATATTTAAAATATGTTGTTATGTTTCTTTCGCTTATGGGTATGTATGAATTTTTTAAAATTGTACAAAGTAAGGATCTTAAGCCTATTAGTGGTGTTTGTTATCTGCTTTGTATTGTGTATTATGTGTTTTTTATAGGGAAGGATCCTACAAACTATAAAAGCATTTTTTCAATACTTATGATAGCTATGATTATAATGTTGTGTATACCAATAATTAGTGAAAAATATAGTTTTATTGATGTAGCTATTACTATATTGGGGTTCCTTTATGTTGCAGTTCTGCTTAGTTTCATTGTTCAAGTTAATAAAAAACATTTTGGAAACTATTTGGTTTGGCTGATATTTATTTCTTCATGGTTATGTGATACTTCCGCTTATTATGTAGGGAAATATTTTGGAAAAAATAAGTTATGCCCAAGAGTAAGTCCTAAAAAAACTATAGAAGGGTCAATAGGCGGTTTGTTAGGAAGTACTATTAGTTGTGGCTTATATGGTACATTTATTATAAGCAGGGGCGTTAGTATACCTTTATATAATTTTTATTTAATAGGTATTATGTGTGGTATTTTTGGACAATTTGGTGATTTAGTAGCTTCTTCTATAAAAAGATATACAGGAGTTAAAGATTTTGGTAATATTATTCCGGGACATGGGGGAATATTAGATAGATTTGATAGCATACTTTTTGCATCTGCTGTAGTATATTATTACATAATAATAATTTTGGGGATGTAA
- a CDS encoding isoprenyl transferase, producing the protein MGSFFSFRKNVKETVELDFNNIPKHIAIIMDGNGRWAKEKKLPRTFGHKAGVETIRDIVKECSGIGVKYLTLYAFSTENWKRPAEEVNTLMSLLVEYLKKEVSELNKENVVVNNIGDTSKLPKICQLELNNAFELTKNNSGLVLNLALNYGGRNEIIYSIKEIAQKIKEGKLDVEDIEESIINQHLYTANMPDPDIIIRTAGEQRLSNFLLWQCAYSEFWYTNVKWPDFKKQDLQKAIYDYQNRDRRYGGIK; encoded by the coding sequence ATGGGAAGCTTTTTTAGCTTTAGAAAAAATGTGAAAGAAACTGTAGAGTTGGATTTTAATAATATACCAAAACATATTGCTATAATAATGGATGGTAATGGTAGATGGGCTAAAGAAAAAAAATTACCAAGAACTTTTGGACATAAGGCTGGAGTAGAAACTATAAGAGATATAGTTAAGGAATGTAGCGGAATCGGAGTAAAGTATTTAACACTTTATGCATTTTCAACAGAAAACTGGAAAAGACCTGCAGAAGAAGTTAATACATTAATGAGTCTTTTAGTAGAATACTTAAAGAAAGAAGTAAGTGAACTAAATAAGGAGAACGTAGTAGTTAATAATATTGGAGATACATCTAAGCTCCCAAAGATATGCCAATTAGAGTTAAATAATGCTTTCGAATTAACAAAAAATAATAGTGGCCTTGTTTTGAATTTAGCTTTAAATTATGGTGGAAGGAACGAAATAATATATTCCATAAAAGAAATTGCACAAAAAATTAAAGAAGGAAAATTGGATGTTGAGGATATCGAAGAAAGTATTATAAATCAGCATTTATATACGGCCAACATGCCAGATCCAGATATAATTATAAGAACAGCTGGGGAACAAAGATTAAGTAACTTTTTATTATGGCAATGTGCATACTCTGAATTTTGGTATACTAATGTAAAGTGGCCTGATTTTAAAAAACAAGATTTACAAAAAGCCATTTATGATTATCAAAATAGAGATAGACGTTATGGTGGAATTAAGTAG
- the frr gene encoding ribosome recycling factor has product MVKEILKSSEGKMEKTVAALKKELASMKAGKANPSMLDRVSVDYYGTETPINQLANVSSPEPRVLLIQPWDKNSIKNIEKAILQSDLGLNPSNDGSAIRLLIPELTEETRKEIVKKVKKTGEEAKVAIRSVRRDANDKVKNLKKDNEIAEDMAIDTEEKIQKITDKYIKNVDQVVEHKEKEVMEI; this is encoded by the coding sequence ATGGTAAAAGAAATTTTAAAAAGTTCAGAAGGAAAAATGGAGAAAACTGTTGCAGCATTAAAAAAAGAACTTGCATCTATGAAAGCAGGTAAGGCTAATCCATCTATGCTTGACAGGGTAAGTGTTGATTACTATGGGACTGAAACCCCTATCAACCAATTAGCAAATGTTTCATCACCAGAACCAAGAGTTTTACTTATACAGCCTTGGGATAAGAATTCTATTAAAAATATAGAAAAGGCTATTTTACAATCAGATTTAGGATTAAATCCTTCAAATGATGGTTCGGCGATTAGACTCCTTATTCCAGAACTTACTGAAGAAACAAGAAAAGAAATAGTAAAAAAAGTTAAAAAAACTGGAGAAGAAGCTAAAGTAGCTATTAGATCTGTAAGAAGAGATGCTAACGATAAAGTTAAAAATCTAAAGAAAGACAATGAAATAGCAGAAGATATGGCAATTGATACAGAAGAAAAAATACAAAAAATTACTGACAAATATATAAAAAATGTAGATCAAGTTGTTGAACATAAAGAAAAAGAAGTTATGGAAATATAA
- the pyrH gene encoding UMP kinase translates to MNSSKYKRIMLKLSGEALSGEKGFGIDFDVTKRIAEEIKEIVDMGIEVGAVVGGGNIWRGRNGSDMDRTTADYMGMMATCINALALQDSLEQVGVNTRVQTAIEMREVAEPFIRRRAMRHLEKKRVVIFAAGTGNPYFSTDTTAALRAAEIEADAILLAKKVDGVYDKDPNKYEDAKKFHNLTYIEVLEKGLQVMDSTATSLCMDNNIPIIVFGLDTPNNIKKVVMGEEIGTIVSR, encoded by the coding sequence ATGAATTCATCTAAATATAAAAGGATAATGTTAAAATTATCAGGAGAAGCATTAAGTGGAGAAAAAGGGTTTGGTATAGATTTTGATGTAACAAAAAGAATTGCTGAAGAAATTAAAGAAATAGTAGATATGGGTATCGAAGTAGGAGCTGTTGTTGGTGGTGGCAATATATGGCGAGGAAGAAATGGTTCTGATATGGATAGAACTACAGCCGATTATATGGGCATGATGGCTACATGTATAAATGCACTAGCTCTTCAAGACTCTTTAGAGCAAGTGGGAGTAAATACTAGAGTGCAAACAGCTATTGAAATGAGAGAAGTTGCTGAACCATTTATAAGAAGACGTGCAATGAGACATCTTGAAAAGAAAAGAGTTGTCATCTTCGCAGCAGGAACAGGTAATCCATATTTTTCAACTGACACTACAGCTGCATTAAGAGCTGCAGAAATTGAAGCAGATGCTATATTGCTTGCGAAAAAAGTAGATGGAGTATATGATAAAGATCCTAATAAATACGAAGATGCAAAAAAATTCCATAACCTTACATACATAGAAGTCTTAGAAAAGGGTCTACAGGTTATGGATTCTACAGCAACATCACTATGTATGGACAATAATATTCCAATTATTGTATTTGGACTTGATACCCCTAACAATATTAAAAAAGTAGTTATGGGTGAAGAAATAGGTACAATAGTATCAAGATAA
- the tsf gene encoding translation elongation factor Ts, with protein MISAKMVKDLREKTGAGMMDCKKTLTEANGDMEKAIELLREKGLASAAKKAGRIAAEGIVATYISEDAKVGVVLEVNCETDFVAVNENFVEFSNNVAKQIANSNVADVEALLNSKYMEEEKTVKETLTELIAKIGENMNIRRFEKVTVESGTVNSYIHAGGKIGVLVALNCEKENNEVLAPLAKDLAMQVAAINPLFLDETSVDEEALNKEREIYRVQALNEGKPEKIVEKMVEGRVKKYLKEVCLVDQVWVKNGDYTITKLLAEKSKEVGSPITISKFVRFEKGEGIERKEENFAEEVQKQMQKK; from the coding sequence ATGATATCTGCAAAAATGGTTAAAGATTTAAGAGAAAAAACAGGCGCAGGAATGATGGACTGTAAAAAAACTTTAACTGAAGCAAACGGTGATATGGAAAAGGCGATAGAATTATTAAGAGAAAAAGGATTAGCATCCGCAGCTAAAAAAGCAGGAAGAATCGCTGCAGAAGGTATAGTTGCAACTTATATAAGCGAAGATGCTAAAGTTGGAGTTGTATTAGAAGTTAACTGTGAAACAGATTTTGTTGCAGTTAATGAAAACTTTGTAGAGTTTTCAAACAATGTTGCGAAACAAATAGCAAACAGTAATGTTGCAGATGTTGAAGCATTATTAAACTCTAAATATATGGAAGAAGAAAAAACAGTTAAAGAAACTTTAACTGAGTTGATTGCTAAAATTGGCGAAAACATGAACATAAGAAGATTTGAAAAGGTTACAGTTGAAAGCGGTACTGTAAATAGCTATATTCACGCTGGTGGAAAAATTGGTGTGTTAGTTGCTTTAAACTGTGAAAAAGAAAACAATGAAGTTTTAGCACCACTTGCTAAAGACTTAGCTATGCAAGTAGCAGCTATTAACCCATTATTCTTAGATGAAACAAGTGTTGATGAAGAAGCTCTTAATAAAGAAAGAGAAATCTACAGAGTTCAAGCTTTAAATGAAGGAAAACCAGAAAAGATAGTTGAAAAAATGGTTGAAGGTAGAGTTAAGAAATACTTAAAAGAAGTTTGTTTAGTTGATCAAGTTTGGGTTAAAAACGGTGATTATACTATAACTAAATTATTAGCTGAAAAATCAAAAGAAGTAGGTTCTCCAATAACAATTTCTAAATTTGTTAGATTTGAAAAGGGAGAAGGAATAGAAAGAAAAGAAGAAAACTTTGCTGAAGAAGTACAAAAACAAATGCAAAAAAAATAG